The Halalkalibacter krulwichiae genome has a segment encoding these proteins:
- the fliJ gene encoding flagellar export protein FliJ: MAFQFTLQKIMQVREQEKNTVQVEYQEAVNQFEHIATELYELLKWKEQLEDYARKQVSSGTSIYHLQQNQMKILQLQQEIEHKQRATQVAREKMNQKQQVYITKSTELKKYEKMKQIKEEQFNEEEKRVELINMDELSLRLFANR, encoded by the coding sequence ATGGCATTTCAGTTCACGTTGCAAAAAATAATGCAAGTAAGAGAACAGGAGAAAAATACGGTACAAGTTGAATATCAAGAAGCAGTTAATCAATTTGAACATATTGCTACTGAACTATACGAACTACTTAAGTGGAAAGAACAGCTTGAAGATTATGCACGAAAGCAAGTCTCAAGTGGAACATCCATTTATCATCTACAACAAAATCAAATGAAAATTCTACAGTTACAACAGGAGATCGAGCATAAGCAACGTGCAACGCAAGTAGCAAGAGAAAAAATGAATCAAAAGCAACAGGTTTATATTACGAAATCTACTGAACTTAAAAAATATGAAAAAATGAAACAAATTAAGGAAGAACAATTTAATGAAGAAGAAAAGCGGGTTGAACTGATAAACATGGACGAGTTATCACTTCGATTGTTTGCAAATCGATAG
- a CDS encoding flagellar hook-length control protein FliK, whose amino-acid sequence MTDTAIYIGTSGSSSLIRVNNPTKVESDRSFAQILGQETAVSKRDGPSEFEEKTTSLSEFLNELIQLNQEMDDISFEADEEITSLLQILAPELDDIIHNVLQSPVSDNEGVHTLSDVGQFILSMIVSSKVSQNTHSHSHTEKMDLSIALSGLSNKVLGIDLSDTNSTKEIIQQFRLFMERNQPKEQLLDSQENNKSLLDLKLSVSDPLPSNIVKNHSNGHEVGHLQLKTEQAVMYIGDRLPKEVQAQQFLRQFHSFLKRGVFTQNQGNMNTFTIKLFPAHLGRLHIHLTQLDGSITAQITTGNHAVRDLIESQITQLRQAFIQLQLQVDRIEVTQQNLDEQKEREKESSSGGNEREEDAQDQDQLPVFHQLLEEARFNEEI is encoded by the coding sequence TTGACAGATACTGCCATTTATATTGGGACAAGTGGTTCGAGTTCACTCATTAGAGTGAACAATCCAACAAAAGTAGAAAGCGATCGCTCTTTTGCACAAATACTAGGGCAGGAAACGGCTGTTAGTAAGAGGGATGGACCTTCTGAATTCGAAGAGAAAACAACGTCATTATCGGAGTTCTTAAACGAACTGATTCAATTGAATCAAGAGATGGATGATATCTCATTTGAAGCCGATGAAGAGATTACGTCACTGTTACAAATTCTAGCACCTGAATTGGATGACATAATTCACAATGTACTGCAATCCCCTGTTAGTGATAATGAAGGTGTTCACACTCTTTCAGATGTCGGTCAATTCATTTTATCAATGATTGTTTCTTCAAAAGTTAGTCAAAATACCCATTCTCATTCACATACAGAGAAAATGGATTTATCAATAGCGTTAAGTGGACTATCGAATAAGGTTCTCGGAATTGATTTATCAGATACGAACTCTACAAAAGAAATCATTCAGCAATTTAGATTATTTATGGAGCGAAACCAACCGAAGGAACAATTGTTAGATTCCCAGGAAAATAATAAGTCACTATTAGATTTAAAATTATCTGTCTCAGATCCTTTACCTTCAAATATAGTTAAGAATCATTCAAATGGACATGAGGTCGGTCACCTTCAGTTGAAAACAGAACAGGCTGTCATGTATATAGGTGATCGTTTACCTAAAGAGGTTCAGGCACAACAGTTTTTGCGGCAATTTCATTCGTTTTTGAAACGTGGTGTGTTTACGCAAAACCAAGGTAATATGAATACTTTTACAATTAAATTATTTCCAGCTCATTTAGGTCGGCTTCATATTCACTTAACTCAATTAGATGGATCCATTACAGCTCAAATTACAACTGGAAACCATGCTGTTAGGGACTTGATTGAATCTCAGATTACTCAATTGCGCCAGGCATTTATCCAACTACAGCTTCAAGTTGATCGTATTGAGGTTACTCAACAAAACCTGGATGAACAAAAGGAAAGAGAAAAAGAATCATCTAGTGGTGGAAATGAAAGAGAAGAAGACGCTCAAGATCAAGATCAGTTACCGGTATTCCATCAACTATTAGAAGAAGCTAGATTTAATGAAGAAATATAG
- the fliE gene encoding flagellar hook-basal body complex protein FliE, translating into MDVNQIKSPFLINESFNRINRKITPADAQETFKTALSKAIKDVNELQNVSSKKTELLAKGEIENLHDVMVTGQKASITLQATVEVRNKVIEAYQEIMRMQV; encoded by the coding sequence ATGGATGTGAATCAAATTAAATCACCGTTTCTGATCAATGAATCGTTCAATCGAATAAATCGTAAAATCACACCAGCTGATGCCCAGGAAACGTTTAAGACGGCCTTGAGTAAAGCGATTAAAGATGTGAATGAACTACAAAATGTTTCAAGTAAAAAAACCGAATTATTGGCTAAAGGTGAAATAGAAAATTTACATGATGTAATGGTTACTGGGCAAAAAGCAAGCATCACACTCCAGGCAACAGTTGAGGTGAGAAATAAAGTTATTGAGGCATACCAAGAGATTATGAGGATGCAAGTATAA
- a CDS encoding TIGR02530 family flagellar biosynthesis protein encodes MDSRISTQSIYSLPKPTRRNVNQQQTVSFHNFLNNEIRNSSVLKISKHAQYRMDTRGIDFSAEKWLAIQEKVKEARIKGVKDSLVITQDAALVVSAQNNTVITVLNRDEAKSQIFTNINGTILID; translated from the coding sequence ATGGATTCGAGAATTTCGACTCAATCTATCTATTCGCTGCCAAAGCCTACTCGACGAAATGTCAATCAGCAACAAACAGTTTCCTTTCATAACTTTTTAAACAATGAAATAAGGAATTCAAGTGTTTTAAAGATTAGTAAGCATGCACAGTACAGAATGGATACAAGGGGAATTGATTTTTCAGCAGAAAAATGGTTGGCAATTCAAGAGAAGGTGAAAGAGGCTAGAATAAAAGGTGTTAAAGATTCTCTTGTCATAACTCAAGATGCTGCTCTTGTAGTTAGTGCTCAAAATAATACGGTGATTACTGTTCTAAATCGTGATGAAGCAAAGTCACAAATATTTACAAATATTAATGGAACCATTTTAATTGATTAG
- the flgD gene encoding flagellar hook assembly protein FlgD: MTTIHEGYRLETQTKTQSNNQGILGKDDFLKILITQLQNQDPSNPMDDREFIAQMAQFSTLEQMTNMNQAMQRFVSIQSSQNLVQHSELIGKKIQWQRQVPIDEYRTKTEDVESVVTSVRLEKDGQLRIQLDDGRWISNEQVVQVSKAETK; this comes from the coding sequence ATGACAACTATTCATGAAGGGTATCGTTTAGAAACCCAGACGAAAACGCAAAGCAATAATCAAGGAATTTTAGGGAAAGATGATTTTCTTAAAATTTTAATTACACAACTCCAAAATCAAGATCCATCAAACCCAATGGATGATCGTGAATTCATTGCTCAAATGGCTCAATTTTCAACATTAGAACAAATGACCAATATGAATCAAGCGATGCAAAGGTTTGTGTCAATCCAGTCGAGTCAAAATTTAGTGCAACATAGTGAGTTAATCGGAAAGAAAATTCAATGGCAACGTCAAGTGCCAATTGATGAATATCGTACGAAAACGGAAGATGTTGAAAGTGTTGTAACGTCTGTTCGGCTTGAAAAGGATGGTCAGTTAAGAATTCAACTAGATGATGGGCGTTGGATCAGTAATGAACAAGTAGTACAAGTTAGCAAAGCAGAGACTAAATAA
- the fliI gene encoding flagellar protein export ATPase FliI — protein MKVSALIDSIPSLSPYKWYGKVTRVVGLTIESKGPQASIGDLCYIIVGKTKKTKVKAEVVGFKDENVLLMPLDGTTDISPGSLVEATGKPLQIKVGVGLIGKVINGCGDIMTETSLPKGLMSFPTDNAPPDPLSRPRITEKMSLGVRVIDSLFTVGKGQRIGIFAGSGVGKSTLLSMLVRNSAADINVIALIGERGREVQDFIERDLGKAGMSKTVLVVATSDQPALMRIKGAMTATAVAEYFRNQGLHVNLMMDSVTRFAMAQREIGLAIGEPPTSKGYTPSVFAMLPKLLERSGTNKRGSITAFYTVLVDGDDMNEPIADAVRGILDGHLVLDRKLANKGQFPAINVLKSVSRVMADIVDDQHKFAAEQLRSYLSIYNENEDLINIGAYKRGTSREVDEAIQMYPKIIAFIKQATDEVITLNQAVEKLINEFGRGGQ, from the coding sequence ATGAAAGTTAGTGCGTTAATTGATTCAATTCCTTCTTTATCTCCTTATAAGTGGTACGGGAAAGTAACACGTGTAGTAGGCTTAACAATTGAATCGAAAGGGCCTCAAGCTTCGATAGGGGACTTATGTTATATCATTGTTGGTAAAACCAAAAAAACAAAAGTAAAAGCAGAAGTTGTCGGATTTAAAGATGAGAATGTGTTATTAATGCCACTAGATGGCACGACAGATATTTCTCCAGGGAGTTTAGTAGAGGCGACAGGCAAGCCACTCCAAATAAAAGTTGGGGTCGGATTGATCGGGAAAGTTATAAATGGTTGTGGCGACATAATGACAGAAACCTCTCTACCAAAGGGGCTGATGTCTTTTCCTACAGACAATGCCCCACCAGATCCTTTATCGAGACCGCGAATTACTGAAAAGATGTCTCTTGGAGTTAGAGTGATTGATTCGTTATTTACAGTAGGGAAAGGACAACGCATTGGAATTTTTGCCGGTAGCGGTGTAGGGAAAAGTACATTGCTCTCAATGCTAGTAAGAAATTCAGCCGCCGATATCAATGTGATTGCCCTTATTGGTGAAAGAGGCAGAGAAGTCCAAGACTTTATTGAAAGAGATTTAGGTAAGGCAGGTATGAGTAAAACGGTATTAGTTGTCGCTACTTCAGATCAACCCGCTCTTATGCGGATAAAAGGTGCAATGACCGCAACCGCAGTAGCTGAATATTTTAGAAATCAAGGGCTTCATGTCAATCTAATGATGGATTCGGTAACGAGGTTTGCAATGGCACAACGTGAAATAGGTCTTGCAATTGGGGAACCGCCAACATCAAAAGGGTATACACCATCTGTATTTGCTATGTTGCCAAAGTTATTAGAACGATCAGGTACAAATAAGCGTGGTTCGATTACTGCTTTTTATACAGTACTTGTCGATGGCGATGATATGAATGAGCCAATAGCTGATGCGGTAAGGGGAATATTGGACGGGCATTTGGTTTTGGATCGTAAATTAGCCAATAAAGGTCAATTTCCGGCGATTAATGTTTTGAAAAGTGTTAGCAGGGTCATGGCAGATATTGTTGATGATCAGCACAAGTTTGCAGCAGAACAACTTAGAAGCTATTTGTCGATCTACAATGAAAACGAGGATTTAATTAATATAGGTGCCTATAAAAGAGGGACTTCAAGAGAGGTAGACGAAGCGATTCAGATGTACCCAAAGATTATTGCGTTTATTAAACAAGCGACGGATGAAGTCATAACATTGAATCAAGCTGTGGAAAAATTAATTAATGAGTTCGGAAGAGGTGGACAGTAG
- the fliL gene encoding flagellar basal body-associated protein FliL produces MFKNKLVNIMLLILGSLTLVGVVAFVLITNYTNQPVPDAPPTIEEIIAHSFDTKEITTNLLSDDFIRASFRIHVDNKKALKEIQKRDFQVNNIILRALSGRKASGLAGPEGIAEFEDDIRKEINQLMQEGQVIQVYTTTWVIQ; encoded by the coding sequence TTGTTTAAAAATAAACTTGTCAACATTATGTTACTTATTCTCGGCTCCTTAACACTTGTTGGAGTGGTAGCTTTTGTCCTAATAACTAATTATACGAATCAACCTGTTCCAGACGCTCCGCCAACGATTGAAGAAATTATTGCCCATTCATTTGATACAAAAGAGATTACGACTAATTTATTATCAGATGATTTCATTCGAGCATCATTTCGGATTCATGTAGATAATAAAAAAGCTCTAAAAGAAATTCAAAAACGGGATTTCCAAGTGAATAATATCATCTTACGTGCGCTCTCCGGAAGGAAAGCGAGTGGATTAGCTGGTCCAGAAGGGATAGCTGAATTCGAGGATGATATTAGAAAGGAGATTAATCAATTAATGCAAGAAGGGCAAGTGATACAAGTTTATACGACAACATGGGTGATACAGTAA
- a CDS encoding MotE family protein, with product MSETSKGHSKFQWFFLVVCIPVIFAVILFSVILSLLGVNVLDKAKAYGSEIPVVASLLENEAVEVVEEVNVEYLNETIQKLEAEVDRLQVTLNEREEEIKKLSDEQAQIEHKAAIEEARLESEVQELKDLARTYEAMSTKNAAAIIEQLSDEDALLHLSQISIEVRAGILAKMDSELAANLITQLANQ from the coding sequence ATGAGTGAAACTTCAAAAGGACATAGTAAATTTCAGTGGTTTTTTCTCGTAGTGTGTATTCCCGTTATTTTTGCGGTTATTTTATTTAGTGTCATTTTATCTCTTCTCGGAGTTAATGTTTTGGATAAAGCGAAGGCATATGGTAGTGAGATTCCGGTAGTTGCTTCATTACTTGAGAATGAAGCAGTAGAGGTGGTAGAAGAGGTAAATGTTGAGTATCTAAATGAGACGATACAAAAGCTAGAGGCTGAAGTAGACCGTCTGCAAGTGACATTAAATGAGCGAGAAGAAGAGATAAAAAAGTTAAGTGATGAACAAGCTCAAATTGAGCATAAAGCAGCTATTGAAGAAGCACGACTTGAATCTGAAGTTCAAGAATTGAAAGACTTAGCAAGGACTTATGAAGCAATGTCTACTAAAAATGCAGCTGCTATTATAGAACAATTATCGGATGAAGATGCTCTTTTACACTTATCTCAGATCTCAATTGAAGTACGCGCCGGAATCTTGGCAAAGATGGATAGCGAATTAGCAGCAAATCTTATAACGCAATTAGCAAATCAATAA
- the fliG gene encoding flagellar motor switch protein FliG — translation MATTNKGLTGKQKAAILLISLGPDVSAQVYKHLSEEEIEQLTLEIANVRKVDSGMKDEILEQFHSLVLAQDYIAQGGIGYAKSILEKALGEEDAMAIINRLTSTLQVRPFDFARKADPSQILNFIQNEHPQTIALILSYLESVQAGQILSELPQEVQADVAKRIALMDSTSPEIVNEVESILEQKLSATVTQDYTDAGGIEAVVEVLNSVDRATERTILDALEIQDPELAEEIKKRMFVFEDIVTLDNRSIQRVIRDVENEDLQLSLKVASEEVKEIVFTNMSQRMAETFKDEMEFMGPVRLRDVEEAQSRIVAVIRRLEEAGEIIIARGGGDDIIV, via the coding sequence GTGGCTACAACAAACAAAGGGTTAACAGGGAAACAGAAGGCGGCAATCCTACTTATTTCTCTAGGACCTGATGTCTCAGCTCAAGTCTATAAGCATTTATCTGAAGAAGAAATTGAGCAGTTAACCCTTGAAATTGCTAATGTACGCAAAGTAGATAGTGGAATGAAAGATGAGATTCTTGAACAATTTCATTCGTTAGTATTAGCACAGGATTATATTGCTCAAGGTGGAATTGGTTACGCAAAAAGCATATTAGAAAAAGCATTAGGCGAAGAAGATGCTATGGCGATTATTAATCGCTTAACATCTACATTACAAGTACGCCCTTTTGATTTTGCAAGAAAAGCCGACCCATCTCAAATTTTAAACTTTATTCAAAATGAACATCCGCAAACAATTGCCTTAATTTTGTCTTATCTTGAATCTGTTCAAGCTGGACAAATTTTATCTGAACTACCACAAGAGGTGCAAGCAGATGTAGCGAAGCGAATTGCATTGATGGATAGCACATCACCAGAAATTGTTAATGAAGTTGAGTCTATCTTGGAACAAAAACTATCTGCAACTGTTACACAAGATTATACGGATGCTGGTGGAATTGAAGCGGTTGTGGAAGTTTTAAATAGTGTTGACAGGGCTACTGAGCGGACAATTTTGGATGCTCTAGAGATCCAAGATCCTGAGCTTGCTGAAGAGATTAAGAAACGTATGTTTGTATTTGAAGATATCGTCACTCTAGATAATCGCTCGATTCAAAGGGTTATTAGAGATGTTGAGAATGAAGATTTACAGCTTTCACTGAAGGTTGCAAGTGAAGAAGTGAAAGAGATTGTCTTTACTAATATGTCTCAACGGATGGCGGAAACATTTAAAGATGAAATGGAGTTTATGGGACCTGTTCGGTTACGTGATGTGGAGGAAGCACAATCTCGTATTGTTGCAGTAATTCGCAGACTTGAAGAAGCTGGTGAAATTATTATCGCTCGTGGTGGAGGAGACGATATCATTGTCTAG
- the fliF gene encoding flagellar basal-body MS-ring/collar protein FliF — MNEKLVNYKTRITEFWTSRSRKQKMVFAGSAFAVILMVLLLIFMVNKQNYSTLYSNLTLQETGQIKEVLDARGISSTISDNGTSILVPETLVDSLKVELAAEGYPKSGSIDYSFFQEQMGFGMTDNEFSVIERAAMQTELASLIRNMNGVNHANVMITLPEESVWLSAVSEASTAAVVVDLAPGYELDQAQVKALFHLVSKSVPNLPIDNIVISDQMFNNYVYEDATYADSALSIYEQQRAIQRDIERDLTRDVQQMLGTVVGRDKVIVSVSTDIDFTQENRTEQLVEPVNPDNLEGIVVSIERIAETYSGEGMVDGGVVGTGEDIPNYPGVIGEGPTEWERTEDRINHEVNRINREIVESPYKIRDLGIQVMLEPPDGMDFLPQERLEDIRQLLGTIVRTSISGTYADELTPEAINEKIVVTSQPFEGKVEMAEQPIGEIPMWMFIVGGILIAVILLLVFLLIRKRKEEIEEDEFVEEVRYEVPDLPDENTGLSATKRKQLEKMAKEKPEEFSKLLRTWLSED; from the coding sequence ATGAACGAGAAACTAGTAAATTATAAAACTAGAATAACGGAATTTTGGACAAGTCGTTCACGTAAGCAAAAGATGGTATTTGCTGGATCGGCTTTTGCCGTTATTTTAATGGTTCTTTTATTGATTTTTATGGTAAATAAACAAAACTACTCCACTTTATATAGTAACCTAACCCTTCAAGAAACGGGGCAAATCAAGGAAGTATTAGATGCAAGAGGCATCTCATCAACCATTTCTGATAATGGTACGTCGATCCTTGTACCGGAAACTTTAGTGGACTCTTTAAAAGTTGAATTAGCAGCAGAAGGATATCCTAAAAGCGGAAGCATAGATTATAGCTTTTTCCAAGAACAAATGGGATTTGGTATGACAGATAATGAATTCTCTGTTATTGAACGAGCAGCTATGCAAACAGAGTTAGCTAGTTTAATTCGAAATATGAACGGCGTAAATCATGCAAATGTAATGATTACACTTCCAGAAGAAAGTGTTTGGTTAAGCGCAGTGAGTGAGGCATCCACTGCTGCGGTAGTTGTAGATTTGGCACCTGGTTATGAATTAGATCAAGCGCAAGTAAAAGCACTCTTTCATTTAGTTTCTAAAAGTGTTCCCAATTTACCTATCGATAATATCGTCATCTCAGATCAAATGTTTAACAATTATGTTTACGAAGATGCTACTTATGCTGATTCCGCCCTTTCTATATATGAACAACAAAGAGCGATACAGCGAGATATAGAAAGAGATTTAACTAGAGATGTTCAGCAAATGTTAGGGACAGTTGTTGGAAGAGATAAAGTGATAGTCTCAGTCTCCACCGATATTGACTTTACGCAAGAAAATAGGACGGAACAATTGGTTGAGCCAGTTAATCCAGACAATTTGGAAGGTATTGTTGTTAGTATAGAGAGAATTGCCGAAACGTATAGTGGCGAAGGGATGGTTGACGGTGGAGTTGTTGGTACTGGTGAAGATATCCCGAACTACCCTGGGGTCATTGGAGAAGGACCAACTGAATGGGAAAGAACTGAGGATCGTATCAATCATGAAGTGAATCGAATCAATAGAGAGATTGTTGAAAGTCCTTATAAGATTCGGGATTTAGGAATTCAAGTTATGTTAGAGCCACCTGATGGTATGGATTTTCTTCCACAGGAACGTTTAGAGGATATACGACAACTACTTGGAACTATTGTTCGTACTAGTATTTCTGGAACGTATGCCGATGAACTTACGCCAGAAGCCATAAATGAAAAAATCGTTGTGACATCACAGCCTTTTGAAGGAAAAGTAGAAATGGCTGAACAACCGATTGGGGAGATTCCAATGTGGATGTTTATAGTTGGAGGGATCTTGATCGCTGTTATTCTTCTTTTAGTGTTTCTGTTAATAAGAAAAAGAAAAGAGGAAATAGAAGAAGATGAATTCGTAGAAGAAGTTCGTTATGAAGTACCGGACTTACCTGATGAAAATACTGGATTATCAGCAACAAAACGTAAGCAATTAGAGAAAATGGCTAAGGAAAAACCAGAAGAATTTTCAAAGTTATTACGTACGTGGTTATCTGAAGATTAG
- the flgG gene encoding flagellar basal body rod protein FlgG, protein MLRSMYSGISGMQNMQTKLDTIGNNIANVNTFGFKKGRTTFKDMVSQQMAGATGPGQNLGGVNARQVGLGMQIASIDTIHTQGSLQNTGRELDLGISGDGYFVVGPSPVTGVGEFSYTRAGNFYLDQEGYIVNSDGLYLMGVRPNGDASFQSVDDFDATEGALGRIRIPADAQSFSVGADGKVMFINNGGLQVAGQIGLAKFSNPEGLQKTGNNLYAASANSGNIQGTNMTLNGFANLGAYISIPQLGAAGTGALVAGTLEMANVDLSEEFTEMIVAQRGFQANTRIITTSDEILQELVNLKR, encoded by the coding sequence ATGCTACGTTCAATGTATTCAGGGATTTCCGGTATGCAAAATATGCAAACGAAATTAGATACAATTGGTAATAATATTGCAAACGTAAATACATTTGGCTTTAAAAAAGGTCGTACAACCTTTAAAGATATGGTGAGTCAACAAATGGCTGGTGCAACAGGGCCAGGACAAAACCTAGGGGGAGTTAACGCGAGACAGGTTGGTCTGGGGATGCAAATCGCTTCAATTGATACTATTCATACTCAAGGAAGTCTACAAAATACTGGAAGAGAACTAGATTTAGGAATTTCAGGTGATGGTTATTTTGTTGTTGGACCAAGCCCTGTTACAGGTGTTGGAGAATTCTCTTATACACGTGCAGGAAACTTTTATTTAGATCAAGAGGGTTACATTGTTAATTCTGATGGTCTTTATTTAATGGGAGTAAGACCTAATGGTGATGCTTCTTTTCAATCAGTCGATGATTTTGATGCCACTGAGGGTGCTTTAGGGCGAATTAGAATTCCGGCTGATGCACAAAGTTTTAGTGTTGGTGCTGATGGCAAGGTTATGTTCATAAATAATGGTGGTCTTCAAGTTGCTGGTCAGATTGGATTAGCTAAATTCTCAAATCCAGAAGGTCTACAAAAGACAGGGAATAATTTATACGCGGCTTCTGCAAACTCAGGGAATATACAAGGAACAAATATGACATTGAACGGGTTTGCCAATCTTGGCGCTTATATTTCCATTCCTCAGTTAGGGGCAGCTGGTACAGGAGCACTTGTAGCAGGTACATTAGAAATGGCTAATGTTGATTTGTCAGAAGAGTTTACTGAGATGATTGTAGCTCAGAGAGGATTCCAAGCGAATACACGAATTATTACAACATCGGATGAAATTCTTCAAGAGCTAGTTAATTTGAAACGATAA
- the flgC gene encoding flagellar basal body rod protein FlgC: MTIFHSINTSTSALTAQRLRMDVVSANMANAETTRANLVDGEWQPYRRKMVVMQENGKQSFASYLSKASMNPNIGAGVKVKQIADDQTPFMLVYNPEHPDANEQGYVQMPNVDPLKEMVDLMSATRSYEANVTTLNASKNMLLKALEIGR; the protein is encoded by the coding sequence ATGACAATTTTCCATAGTATAAACACAAGTACGTCCGCTCTAACGGCGCAAAGATTACGTATGGACGTGGTTTCAGCGAATATGGCAAATGCAGAAACGACAAGAGCGAACTTAGTAGATGGGGAATGGCAACCGTATCGGCGTAAGATGGTGGTCATGCAGGAGAATGGAAAACAATCATTTGCTTCGTATTTAAGTAAAGCGTCAATGAATCCAAATATTGGTGCTGGGGTTAAAGTAAAGCAAATTGCTGATGACCAGACACCTTTTATGCTAGTTTATAATCCAGAACATCCGGATGCGAATGAACAAGGGTATGTACAAATGCCGAACGTCGATCCACTTAAGGAAATGGTTGATTTAATGAGTGCAACTAGATCTTACGAAGCGAATGTAACGACGTTAAATGCATCGAAAAATATGCTTTTAAAAGCTTTGGAAATTGGAAGATAG
- a CDS encoding flagellar FlbD family protein — protein sequence MIELIRLNGQPFLLNVMLIEQIESLPDTTITLVSGKKIVVRTEIEEVKKRINQQFLQIGLISMYKEVEES from the coding sequence ATGATTGAACTCATTCGTTTAAACGGCCAGCCTTTTTTACTTAATGTCATGTTAATCGAACAAATTGAATCTTTGCCGGATACAACAATTACGTTAGTAAGTGGAAAAAAGATTGTTGTCCGTACTGAGATTGAGGAAGTTAAAAAAAGAATTAATCAGCAATTTTTACAGATCGGTCTTATTAGTATGTACAAAGAAGTGGAGGAGTCTTGA
- the fliH gene encoding flagellar assembly protein FliH translates to MSRVIKSLYTSSNSNDKKQIMIRNLFEEGIFNRIDDRLAPNEQPNHFTNNEEVNKKTEAELAAAQAKANQLIAEAEQEARNLLKQVEVARQSAVEEIEVLKAEAKKQGYEAGYVEGQNEGFRAYNKLIEQAHSVIVQSEKDYERTIESADPVIIEVACALTKRMIDLQLEGNSHVWGALLRQVITEVREHEKVRIFVHPDWFEYTTNQKEELEQLLSHTENLFIYPDAGLMKHGCVIETKYGRIEATVDKQLEVLKAQLLEMVQEGIYES, encoded by the coding sequence TTGTCTAGGGTTATTAAATCACTTTATACAAGTTCTAATTCAAATGATAAAAAACAAATTATGATACGTAATCTGTTCGAAGAAGGAATCTTCAATAGAATTGATGATCGTCTTGCGCCAAATGAACAACCTAACCACTTTACAAACAATGAAGAGGTAAATAAGAAAACGGAAGCTGAACTTGCTGCAGCTCAAGCAAAAGCAAACCAATTGATTGCTGAAGCAGAACAAGAAGCCCGAAATTTATTGAAACAAGTTGAGGTTGCTCGTCAAAGTGCAGTTGAAGAAATTGAGGTTTTAAAGGCGGAAGCGAAAAAGCAAGGTTATGAGGCTGGTTATGTAGAGGGTCAGAATGAAGGGTTTCGAGCTTACAATAAATTAATTGAACAAGCCCATTCAGTTATTGTTCAATCAGAAAAAGATTATGAGCGAACGATTGAGTCAGCTGATCCTGTGATTATTGAGGTGGCTTGTGCGCTCACGAAACGAATGATCGATCTGCAATTAGAGGGAAACTCTCATGTGTGGGGAGCGCTCTTACGGCAAGTTATAACGGAAGTGCGAGAGCATGAAAAGGTTAGAATTTTTGTTCATCCAGATTGGTTTGAATATACAACAAATCAAAAAGAGGAACTCGAACAGCTATTAAGTCATACCGAGAATCTTTTTATTTATCCCGATGCAGGTTTGATGAAGCATGGGTGCGTGATTGAAACCAAATATGGTCGTATTGAAGCGACAGTAGACAAGCAGCTAGAAGTTCTCAAAGCGCAATTATTGGAGATGGTTCAGGAGGGCATTTATGAAAGTTAG